In the Oncorhynchus gorbuscha isolate QuinsamMale2020 ecotype Even-year linkage group LG05, OgorEven_v1.0, whole genome shotgun sequence genome, one interval contains:
- the nkx2.7 gene encoding NK2 transcription factor related 7 isoform X2: MEQQHHPHQGFFYPDQDAQMSLQRMHSALRSLDLLDSQDKSCFSGATQMKCTLSSEDIDILRGSCSSAAEEETNGDPGMLLDDSMGCDGKNDNTYSGKPKQRLRRKPRVLFSQTQVFELERRFKQQRYLSAPERDHLANILKLSSTQVKIWFQNRRYKCKRQRQDKSLELAGYPPLPRRVAVPVLVRDGKPCMGGPHLAPYNVTIGSYNTIYGYGNNSHGCSYPSMPSIPSATQMSNNHIVDMNLMENVEGPFQQGHFQATLPGIRAW, translated from the exons ATGGAGCAGCAACATCACCCCCACCAAGGTTTCTTCTATCCAGATCAAGACGCCCAGATGTCTCTGCAGCGCATGCACAGTGCACTTCGGAGCCTCGACTTACTTGACAGTCAGGATAAGTCGTGCTTCTCCGGAGCAACACAGATGAAATGCACCCTGAGTTCGGAGGACATTGACATCCTGAGGGGCAGTTGTAGTTCAGCGGCTGAGGAGGAGACGAATGGGGACCCAG GTATGCTTCTTGACGATTCGATGGGTTGTGATGGGAAAAATGACAATACCTATTCAGGCAAGCCAAAGCAAAGATTGCGCAGAAAACCACGCGTGCTATTTTCCCAAACGCAGGTTTTTGAGCTTGAACGGCGCTTCAAACAGCAGAGGTACCTTTCTGCACCAGAGAGGGACCACCTCGCCAATATTCTAAAGCTGAGTTCTACTCAAGTCAAAATCTGGTTTCAAAACAGGAGGTACAAGTGCAAGCGGCAAAGACAAGACAAGTCTCTGGAATTGGCTGGATACCCGCCTCTACCACGAAGGGTGGCAGTGCCCGTGTTGGTTCGAGATGGCAAACCGTGCATGGGAGGACCTCATTTAGCGCCATACAACGTGACAATTGGCTCTTACAACACCATATATGGATATGGTAATAACTCACATGGTTGCAGTTATCCGAGTATGCCATCCATACCAAGTGCCACGCAAATGTCCAACAACCATATAGTTGACATGAACCTCATGGAAAATGTAGAGGGGCCATTCCAACAGGGACACTTTCAGGCAACTCTACCGGGGATAAGAGCGTGGTGA
- the nkx2.7 gene encoding NK2 transcription factor related 7 isoform X1, with protein sequence MLPSPVTSTPFSVKDILKMEQQHHPHQGFFYPDQDAQMSLQRMHSALRSLDLLDSQDKSCFSGATQMKCTLSSEDIDILRGSCSSAAEEETNGDPGMLLDDSMGCDGKNDNTYSGKPKQRLRRKPRVLFSQTQVFELERRFKQQRYLSAPERDHLANILKLSSTQVKIWFQNRRYKCKRQRQDKSLELAGYPPLPRRVAVPVLVRDGKPCMGGPHLAPYNVTIGSYNTIYGYGNNSHGCSYPSMPSIPSATQMSNNHIVDMNLMENVEGPFQQGHFQATLPGIRAW encoded by the exons ATGCTTCCCAGTCCAGTGACTTCAACGCCATTCTCGGTGAAGGATATTCTAAAGATGGAGCAGCAACATCACCCCCACCAAGGTTTCTTCTATCCAGATCAAGACGCCCAGATGTCTCTGCAGCGCATGCACAGTGCACTTCGGAGCCTCGACTTACTTGACAGTCAGGATAAGTCGTGCTTCTCCGGAGCAACACAGATGAAATGCACCCTGAGTTCGGAGGACATTGACATCCTGAGGGGCAGTTGTAGTTCAGCGGCTGAGGAGGAGACGAATGGGGACCCAG GTATGCTTCTTGACGATTCGATGGGTTGTGATGGGAAAAATGACAATACCTATTCAGGCAAGCCAAAGCAAAGATTGCGCAGAAAACCACGCGTGCTATTTTCCCAAACGCAGGTTTTTGAGCTTGAACGGCGCTTCAAACAGCAGAGGTACCTTTCTGCACCAGAGAGGGACCACCTCGCCAATATTCTAAAGCTGAGTTCTACTCAAGTCAAAATCTGGTTTCAAAACAGGAGGTACAAGTGCAAGCGGCAAAGACAAGACAAGTCTCTGGAATTGGCTGGATACCCGCCTCTACCACGAAGGGTGGCAGTGCCCGTGTTGGTTCGAGATGGCAAACCGTGCATGGGAGGACCTCATTTAGCGCCATACAACGTGACAATTGGCTCTTACAACACCATATATGGATATGGTAATAACTCACATGGTTGCAGTTATCCGAGTATGCCATCCATACCAAGTGCCACGCAAATGTCCAACAACCATATAGTTGACATGAACCTCATGGAAAATGTAGAGGGGCCATTCCAACAGGGACACTTTCAGGCAACTCTACCGGGGATAAGAGCGTGGTGA